From the genome of Duffyella gerundensis, one region includes:
- the rpsM gene encoding 30S ribosomal protein S13 produces the protein MARIAGINIPDQKHTVIALTSIYGIGKTRSQAICVETGIAENVKISELSEEQIDLLRDAVAKFVVEGDLRREVTLSIKRLMDLGCYRGLRHRRGLPVRGQRTKTNARTRKGPRKPIKK, from the coding sequence TGGCCCGTATAGCAGGCATTAACATTCCTGATCAAAAACATACCGTAATCGCTTTAACATCGATCTATGGTATCGGCAAGACTCGTTCACAAGCTATCTGCGTTGAAACGGGTATCGCTGAAAATGTTAAGATCAGTGAGTTATCTGAAGAGCAAATCGACTTGCTGCGTGATGCAGTCGCGAAGTTCGTCGTCGAAGGCGACCTGCGCCGTGAAGTCACCCTGAGCATCAAACGTCTTATGGACCTTGGTTGCTATCGTGGTTTGCGTCATCGTCGTGGTCTTCCGGTTCGCGGCCAGCGTACCAAGACCAACGCTCGTACCCGTAAGGGTCCGCGCAAACCGATCAAGAAATAA
- the rpsK gene encoding 30S ribosomal protein S11: protein MAKAPVRARKRVRKQVSDGVAHVHASFNNTIVTITDRQGNALGWATAGGSGFRGSRKSTPFAAQVAAERCAEAVKDYGIKNLEVMVKGPGPGRESTIRALNAAGFRITNITDVTPIPHNGCRPPKKRRV from the coding sequence ATGGCAAAGGCACCAGTTCGTGCACGTAAGCGTGTAAGAAAGCAAGTCTCCGACGGCGTGGCACATGTCCATGCTTCTTTTAACAACACCATCGTTACTATCACTGATCGTCAGGGTAACGCACTGGGTTGGGCAACCGCCGGTGGTTCCGGTTTCCGCGGTTCACGTAAATCTACCCCGTTCGCTGCTCAGGTTGCTGCAGAGCGCTGTGCAGAAGCGGTAAAAGATTACGGTATTAAGAACCTGGAAGTTATGGTTAAGGGTCCGGGTCCGGGTCGCGAATCAACGATTCGTGCTCTGAACGCCGCTGGTTTCCGCATCACGAATATTACTGATGTGACTCCGATCCCTCATAACGGTTGTCGTCCGCCGAAAAAACGCCGCGTATAA
- the rpsD gene encoding 30S ribosomal protein S4, giving the protein MARYLGPKLKLSRREGTDLFLKSGVRAIDTKCKIDQAPGQHGARKPRLSDYGGQLREKQKVRRIYGVLERQFRNYYKEAARLKGNTGENLLALLEGRLDNVVYRMGFGATRAEARQLVSHKSVMVNGRVVNIASYQVTPNDVVSIREKAKKQSRVKAALELAEQREKPTWLEVDATKMEGVFKRIPERTDLSADINEHLIVELYSK; this is encoded by the coding sequence ATGGCAAGATATTTGGGTCCTAAGCTCAAGCTGAGCCGTCGTGAGGGCACAGATTTATTCCTTAAATCTGGCGTTCGTGCGATTGACACCAAGTGTAAAATTGATCAAGCGCCTGGTCAGCACGGAGCGCGTAAACCGCGTCTGTCTGATTACGGCGGTCAGTTACGTGAAAAGCAAAAAGTACGTCGCATTTATGGCGTTCTTGAGCGTCAGTTCCGTAACTATTATAAAGAAGCAGCACGTCTGAAAGGCAACACAGGTGAAAATCTGCTGGCTCTGCTTGAAGGCCGTCTTGATAACGTAGTTTATCGTATGGGTTTTGGTGCCACTCGTGCAGAAGCACGCCAGTTGGTAAGCCATAAATCCGTCATGGTTAACGGCCGCGTTGTTAACATCGCTTCTTATCAGGTAACTCCGAATGACGTTGTTAGCATCCGTGAGAAAGCCAAAAAGCAATCTCGCGTGAAAGCCGCTCTGGAGCTGGCTGAGCAGCGTGAAAAGCCAACCTGGCTGGAAGTTGATGCTACTAAGATGGAAGGTGTGTTCAAGCGTATTCCTGAGCGTACCGATCTGTCTGCGGACATTAACGAACACCTGATCGTCGAGCTTTACTCTAAGTAA
- a CDS encoding DNA-directed RNA polymerase subunit alpha, with protein sequence MQGSVTEFLKPRLVDIEQVSSTHAKVTLEPLERGFGHTLGNALRRILLSSMPGCAVTEVEIDGVLHEYSTKEGVQEDILEILLNLKGLAVRVQGKDEVILTLNKSGIGPVTAADITHDGDVEIVKPQHVICHLTDDNASINMRIKVQRGRGYVPASARIHSEEDERPIGRLLVDACYSPVDRIAYNVEAARVEQRTDLDKLVIEMETNGTIDPEEAIRRAATILAEQLEAFVDLRDVRQPEVKEEKPEFDPILLRPVDDLELTVRSANCLKAEAIHYIGDLVQRTEVELLKTPNLGKKSLTEIKDVLASRGLSLGMRLENWPPASIADE encoded by the coding sequence ATGCAGGGTTCTGTGACAGAGTTTCTAAAACCGCGCCTGGTAGATATCGAGCAAGTCAGTTCGACGCACGCCAAGGTGACCCTTGAGCCTTTAGAGCGTGGCTTTGGCCATACTCTTGGTAACGCACTGCGCCGTATTCTGCTTTCATCCATGCCGGGTTGCGCGGTGACCGAGGTTGAAATTGATGGTGTACTTCATGAGTACAGCACCAAAGAGGGAGTACAGGAAGATATCCTGGAAATCCTGCTCAACCTGAAAGGGCTGGCGGTAAGAGTTCAGGGTAAAGATGAGGTTATTCTTACTCTGAATAAATCTGGCATTGGCCCTGTGACTGCAGCCGACATTACCCATGACGGTGATGTCGAAATCGTCAAGCCGCAGCACGTGATCTGCCATCTGACCGATGACAACGCATCTATTAATATGCGTATCAAAGTTCAGCGTGGCCGTGGTTATGTGCCGGCGTCTGCCCGAATTCATTCGGAAGAAGATGAGCGCCCGATCGGCCGCCTGTTGGTTGACGCCTGTTACAGCCCTGTAGACCGTATCGCCTACAATGTTGAAGCAGCGCGTGTAGAACAGCGCACCGACCTGGACAAGCTGGTCATCGAAATGGAAACCAACGGCACAATCGATCCTGAAGAGGCGATTCGTCGTGCGGCAACCATTCTGGCTGAACAACTTGAAGCTTTTGTCGACCTACGTGATGTACGTCAACCAGAAGTTAAAGAAGAAAAACCAGAATTCGATCCGATCCTGCTGCGCCCTGTTGACGATCTGGAATTGACTGTCCGCTCTGCTAACTGCCTTAAGGCAGAAGCTATCCACTACATCGGTGATCTGGTGCAGCGTACTGAAGTTGAGCTCCTTAAAACGCCTAACTTGGGTAAAAAATCTCTTACTGAGATTAAAGATGTGTTGGCATCACGTGGTCTTTCTCTGGGCATGCGCCTTGAGAACTGGCCGCCAGCCAGCATTGCTGATGAATAA